A region of Halalkaliarchaeum desulfuricum DNA encodes the following proteins:
- a CDS encoding DUF6259 domain-containing protein — protein sequence MLDDPVHPPRRCLLQSIGGIIALSQFTGIGGGQEPGVTVNKDSNDVTLSNEFIGVEFKRENGGIKQIEAHQTNTYLRDPDGPAPAGIWELTFYHPEFDHLSTQSWLSGEPNIQTSQQSDMAQVQLSWDVDVPIRTHEDESYQEMFTGVVTVTTTIFAEEPTLYWTVDIENNASVAIRGVRCPHITNITELDSNGTDAIVAPIRMGRRVENPIPLSHRYAVRYPSGFGTMQFTAYTNPNGGFYFSAQDTGGHMKEFTWASQWTGDEHIHFHHEYKTPQRPGEDISIPYDTVLSPHQGDWYDAADRYREWFGNNGMLPESELSVPDWYRERGATIRGRSYQREEQSDEHDLTFAETAEGIIQARKRLGTPIQFDWWGYQTYGNIGFGDWFPPKEGWESFRETVEELKDHDILPYGITNVANLYESSDVWKEQPEEAETWVRRNPDQSKKSHISSQGIKTFRPHFTSKGWHDVIVENSQIWVEEGAKQLWIDGFPWYKPFRECYAESHEHPPGLFGSWWANECKLKFNKLREKIHEIDDTILFSGEGITDYFLGELDIQHSRDVVIETRGSMGFESEVIPLTQYTFGDFLLMRGILPYWLKTKPFTPTPKYLRLALARSAKWGALPNIRVALRSYHFQQDELYDEDLMEYASRIAWLFSLHGRRFLTGGELLRNVSIESPSTEVTATIGDQTEGEERNFITSSIHSSAWETAEDTERAVLLTNITEETETVYVSLTNHIFEGVDEPLFYVIRNGKYSRLNNADTRKVELELGFNDVVMLVAAPNTDDRDAALNRVVEAQEQFSPNEEGTELIAAQRAFVDGEFDEAISIAEDAIDQATEESDEEAVDSEDLDESQTPEYSDTRVPGFGIGKTLVGLGGTAYFLKRKLNIDKKDNTN from the coding sequence ATGTTAGACGATCCGGTTCACCCTCCACGTAGATGTCTTCTGCAGAGTATCGGGGGGATTATCGCGTTATCACAATTCACTGGGATTGGAGGCGGACAAGAACCCGGAGTCACCGTCAATAAAGACTCTAATGATGTCACGTTATCTAATGAGTTCATCGGCGTAGAATTTAAGCGAGAAAACGGTGGCATCAAACAAATTGAAGCACACCAGACAAACACCTACCTTCGTGATCCAGACGGACCCGCACCCGCCGGAATTTGGGAACTTACGTTTTACCATCCAGAATTTGACCATCTTTCAACTCAATCTTGGCTAAGTGGTGAGCCAAATATTCAAACATCTCAGCAATCGGATATGGCACAGGTCCAACTTTCGTGGGATGTTGATGTCCCAATCAGGACACATGAAGACGAGAGCTACCAAGAGATGTTTACTGGTGTCGTAACGGTGACTACGACGATCTTCGCTGAAGAACCCACTCTGTATTGGACCGTTGACATAGAGAACAATGCTTCTGTAGCTATTCGTGGGGTTCGATGCCCCCATATCACTAATATTACCGAACTTGATTCAAACGGCACGGATGCGATTGTTGCCCCGATTAGGATGGGTCGTCGGGTCGAAAATCCCATTCCACTGAGTCACAGATACGCTGTTCGGTATCCGTCAGGATTCGGGACGATGCAGTTTACAGCATACACCAACCCAAATGGTGGATTCTACTTTTCGGCCCAAGACACTGGTGGGCACATGAAAGAGTTTACCTGGGCATCACAATGGACGGGTGATGAGCACATACACTTTCACCATGAGTATAAAACACCACAGCGGCCTGGTGAAGACATCTCTATCCCATATGATACGGTGTTAAGTCCTCACCAAGGAGATTGGTATGACGCTGCTGATAGATACCGTGAATGGTTCGGGAATAATGGAATGTTGCCGGAATCTGAGCTTTCGGTTCCAGATTGGTACCGTGAGCGGGGAGCAACAATCAGAGGGAGAAGTTATCAACGCGAAGAACAATCCGACGAGCATGATTTGACGTTTGCTGAGACTGCAGAGGGAATCATTCAAGCACGGAAACGCCTCGGTACGCCCATCCAATTTGACTGGTGGGGTTACCAAACGTATGGAAATATTGGGTTCGGTGATTGGTTTCCTCCAAAAGAAGGTTGGGAGTCATTTCGGGAGACTGTCGAAGAGTTGAAAGATCACGATATTTTGCCGTATGGAATTACAAACGTTGCAAACCTCTATGAATCCTCTGATGTTTGGAAAGAACAACCCGAAGAAGCAGAGACCTGGGTACGCCGGAATCCCGATCAATCAAAAAAGAGCCATATCAGCTCACAGGGAATTAAAACGTTCCGTCCGCACTTTACTTCGAAAGGATGGCACGATGTAATCGTAGAAAACTCACAGATTTGGGTAGAGGAAGGGGCAAAACAGTTATGGATTGATGGATTTCCCTGGTATAAACCATTTCGGGAATGTTATGCTGAATCACATGAGCATCCACCAGGACTCTTTGGAAGTTGGTGGGCAAATGAGTGTAAGCTCAAATTTAATAAGTTACGAGAGAAAATTCATGAAATTGATGACACTATTTTATTTAGCGGTGAAGGGATTACAGACTACTTTTTAGGCGAGTTGGATATTCAGCATAGCAGAGATGTAGTCATTGAAACACGTGGATCTATGGGATTTGAGTCTGAGGTTATCCCACTTACTCAATACACGTTTGGGGACTTTCTTTTGATGCGTGGTATTTTACCTTACTGGCTGAAGACGAAACCGTTCACACCAACACCGAAGTATCTCCGCTTGGCCTTAGCGCGGTCAGCAAAATGGGGAGCACTTCCAAATATCCGAGTCGCCCTACGTTCTTACCACTTCCAACAAGACGAATTGTATGATGAGGACTTGATGGAATATGCCTCACGAATAGCATGGCTGTTCTCTCTTCATGGCAGACGATTCTTAACTGGTGGAGAACTACTTCGGAATGTATCAATTGAGTCACCGTCAACAGAAGTAACAGCCACAATAGGAGACCAGACTGAAGGTGAAGAACGGAATTTTATAACATCAAGTATTCACTCATCAGCCTGGGAAACCGCTGAAGATACAGAAAGAGCAGTATTACTAACAAATATCACAGAAGAGACTGAAACAGTATATGTTTCGCTAACCAATCATATTTTTGAGGGGGTTGACGAGCCTCTATTTTATGTCATAAGAAATGGAAAGTACAGTAGGCTTAATAATGCGGATACAAGAAAGGTTGAGCTGGAACTCGGTTTCAATGATGTCGTCATGCTGGTGGCAGCACCAAATACGGACGACCGAGATGCTGCTCTTAACCGCGTAGTTGAGGCTCAAGAGCAATTCTCACCGAACGAAGAGGGAACTGAGTTGATCGCTGCACAGCGTGCGTTTGTTGATGGTGAATTTGATGAAGCAATCAGTATAGCAGAAGATGCTATTGATCAGGCCACAGAAGAAAGTGATGAAGAAGCCGTCGATTCAGAAGATCTTGATGAATCACAAACGCCCGAATACAGTGATACTAGGGTTCCGGGTTTCGGTATCGGCAAGACACTAGTTGGACTTGGAGGAACTGCATATTTTCTCAAACGTAAACTAAATATTGACAAAAAAGACAATACAAATTAA
- a CDS encoding homing endonuclease associated repeat-containing protein: MQDVFFRTPTASFLEERPLTLQEISKIHRSPMDASRETLISELQSIVSELGHVPLPEELDEYSSHGLGAYMDAFGSWHNAITSAGFEQPMGRRIPDNELLAELRRVGEELEKTPSEGDMTEHGGYGAATYRNRFDSWSNAVAAAGFDPHKSRKERSREELISELQRLADSLDRSPSYTDMEDQGNYAPETYNNEFGSWNEALDAAGLERRRVQKQSLDELTTELQRLSDQLERPPRSIDIEEHSDYSVGVFYNRFGSWESALEAAGIDPPQSPPREKLIEELQTIAAETDGRPTVDRVNEMGTYSIYQYRKEFGSWGEAVEAAGFESREPSRQIPTEKLLDELQFLADDLGRTPRMDDMQKDGSFSPTTYYNRFGSWSTAIEAAGLSEMD, translated from the coding sequence ATGCAAGATGTCTTCTTTAGGACGCCGACCGCCAGTTTCCTGGAAGAACGCCCTTTAACTTTGCAAGAGATCAGTAAGATACATCGAAGTCCTATGGACGCTTCACGCGAAACACTTATTTCGGAATTGCAGTCGATTGTCAGCGAACTGGGGCACGTACCACTCCCGGAAGAGCTCGACGAGTACAGTTCCCACGGACTCGGCGCCTACATGGATGCGTTCGGATCATGGCATAACGCAATTACGAGCGCCGGATTCGAACAACCAATGGGGCGACGGATACCAGATAACGAACTGCTCGCCGAACTTCGGCGTGTAGGTGAAGAGCTTGAGAAAACCCCATCGGAAGGGGACATGACTGAACATGGAGGATATGGCGCAGCCACGTATCGAAACCGGTTCGATTCCTGGTCAAACGCGGTAGCAGCCGCGGGTTTCGATCCACATAAAAGTCGGAAAGAACGCTCACGTGAGGAACTCATCTCAGAACTTCAGCGGTTGGCCGACTCCCTCGATCGGTCTCCATCATACACGGACATGGAGGATCAGGGCAACTACGCCCCAGAAACGTACAACAACGAGTTCGGATCCTGGAATGAAGCCCTCGATGCTGCAGGGCTAGAGAGACGCAGGGTCCAAAAACAATCTCTTGACGAACTGACCACCGAGTTGCAGAGACTGTCAGACCAACTCGAACGCCCGCCACGGAGCATCGACATCGAAGAGCACAGTGACTATAGCGTCGGTGTCTTTTACAACCGCTTCGGCTCGTGGGAATCGGCTCTCGAAGCGGCCGGAATCGATCCGCCGCAATCACCGCCCCGAGAGAAACTCATCGAGGAACTGCAGACCATCGCTGCCGAAACCGATGGCCGGCCTACGGTTGATAGGGTGAATGAGATGGGGACGTATAGCATCTATCAGTATCGCAAAGAGTTTGGATCATGGGGAGAGGCGGTTGAAGCCGCTGGCTTCGAGTCACGCGAACCGTCACGACAAATCCCGACTGAGAAACTCCTCGATGAGTTGCAGTTCCTTGCTGATGATCTCGGTCGAACCCCCCGGATGGACGATATGCAAAAGGACGGTTCCTTCAGTCCGACGACATACTACAATCGGTTTGGTTCGTGGAGTACGGCAATCGAAGCTGCCGGGCTTTCGGAGATGGACTGA
- a CDS encoding UvrD-helicase domain-containing protein, with product MTDDTEGDDIDPLVLKDAQRAIREAYFDHETGLFTLNCVPGSGKSVVAHHLAAEDILRRYVAGDPTPEQHVAVISFNRDEAADIIPDVCDRLRTIVEHELVPAASEVSEEELQYLLQRVRQAPYVGTIDSLLRGLLQEVAHDVGFDEMPSVGNDALLKRVHRDCYEALRNDSEYEQRVLELETAYPAGEYDDSVAEMLEAAVTYCRDQSLSTAEFRSELERTRNSTYPDGKPDSFDDIVRSVECFHGNDNEIGEKVRDAVEGSDRERLVEADRELYEEWCDRIDDICTLLSAYRSTYRATVREYGVVSHTDVAYLVDAYFDESDDRSHLPGPIRTIDRSHRRRILQKYRSRIRSLVIDEAQDVSAIQHAALSHIVTADSRVFACGDVLQGIYLWRHADPAWFDAATTDGEYLGVDWDTHENRTATTTYRCVPDIAAGINAIAEPMFTDPARGGIGHLDTSYPPLDAAREGDDSPAIHVSSFTGVGHPGSETWANPDCEVGEANMLATHISRGFADGTFCDEDGEPLNVTVLFRRGTRMSDYENAFAAEGLRVHTRGEGLFDCPAVETVFAVCDWLTRPGSPERTEALLTESPLDVVEDSNVFKAHSWDIDRVLDDDAAEFTEAQRRTLRELRRLRDRSDFFQRHPASVYVEEITEALALRADPYEIVAGTDPEQRVANLDALVETLTQWEGETHYPPSELTDLVQPFRDDPDDGPAQPSTTGATYDVEFRTAHSAKGDQDDVIVIADPGFDIWSRGAHTQRFITQGPIAGIAPPTNTNIPCDITIPSFDGGLYENPGGWDRDTGLRWATARWLDSVSDTASCDELVGPNRLRRVVSEERAEAWRLLYVALTRARDHLVVPLPRSDLEEDQLRDRWLDTIRDGLEYDHRGTDSYILEIDNSDPNRDVIEIGVNDADLFADWWPTTSETPNNEISKSPPHRDSLERWIPRFLNPSTMYPLTETLDEHTIAHLLGEPLHTDTNDVPDDLPLQFDLLGPEEVGSCLHAVLTELVVRDVPERSLRTVGPEVRRTFDEVLTAATPRVGEDEREGMFTFFESVLEDFLESDLWSLIQNPETEVSVERPIDGLVEIADVEFEIHGQADFVVELPSGKRHVADVKITLTDQTPESRRRYELQVTTYSYLLEQQGISPPLVSRAVETLGVDRDTIESAWPSQIVERRLAALIRQ from the coding sequence ATGACTGACGATACCGAAGGGGACGACATCGATCCCCTCGTGTTGAAGGATGCACAGCGAGCGATCAGAGAGGCCTACTTCGACCACGAAACCGGATTGTTCACGCTCAACTGCGTTCCCGGGTCCGGGAAATCGGTCGTCGCCCATCACCTCGCTGCCGAGGACATCCTCCGCCGATACGTGGCTGGTGATCCGACACCGGAGCAACACGTTGCGGTGATCTCGTTCAACCGAGACGAGGCAGCAGACATTATTCCGGATGTCTGTGACCGTCTCCGGACGATCGTCGAACACGAACTCGTTCCGGCTGCGTCCGAAGTCTCCGAAGAGGAACTACAGTACCTCCTCCAGCGCGTTCGGCAGGCACCCTACGTTGGGACTATCGACAGCCTGCTACGTGGACTCCTTCAGGAGGTCGCTCACGACGTCGGGTTCGACGAAATGCCGTCGGTCGGAAACGACGCGCTGTTGAAACGGGTTCACCGTGACTGCTACGAGGCTCTCCGGAATGACTCGGAGTACGAACAGCGGGTTCTCGAACTGGAGACTGCGTACCCGGCCGGAGAGTACGACGACAGCGTTGCCGAGATGCTGGAAGCCGCAGTAACGTATTGTCGGGACCAGAGTCTCTCGACCGCGGAGTTCCGGTCGGAGCTGGAGCGGACACGTAACTCGACGTATCCCGACGGGAAGCCCGACTCGTTCGACGACATCGTCCGATCCGTCGAGTGTTTCCACGGCAACGACAACGAGATTGGGGAGAAAGTCCGGGATGCAGTGGAAGGCTCGGATCGGGAACGCCTCGTCGAGGCCGACCGTGAACTGTACGAGGAGTGGTGTGATCGAATCGACGACATCTGTACGCTCCTTTCTGCGTACCGATCCACCTATCGAGCAACCGTCCGAGAGTACGGCGTCGTGTCACACACCGACGTCGCGTACCTCGTAGACGCGTATTTCGATGAGTCGGACGACCGATCTCATCTCCCGGGACCAATTCGCACGATCGACCGCTCACATCGCCGTCGTATCCTTCAGAAGTATCGATCACGGATCCGGAGCCTGGTCATCGACGAGGCTCAGGATGTTTCCGCCATCCAGCACGCAGCACTCTCACACATCGTAACGGCGGATTCGCGCGTATTCGCCTGTGGTGACGTACTCCAGGGGATCTATCTGTGGCGACACGCCGACCCGGCGTGGTTCGACGCCGCAACAACCGACGGTGAGTATCTCGGCGTGGACTGGGACACCCACGAAAACCGGACCGCGACGACGACGTACCGGTGCGTGCCCGACATCGCCGCAGGCATCAACGCAATCGCCGAGCCGATGTTCACCGATCCAGCTCGCGGGGGTATTGGCCACCTTGACACCTCGTACCCACCGTTGGACGCAGCCCGTGAAGGCGACGACAGCCCGGCAATTCATGTCTCTTCGTTCACTGGAGTTGGCCATCCCGGATCGGAGACATGGGCGAACCCCGATTGTGAAGTCGGAGAGGCGAACATGCTGGCGACACATATCTCACGAGGGTTCGCCGACGGAACGTTCTGTGACGAGGACGGTGAGCCGCTGAATGTAACGGTACTGTTCCGACGCGGCACGCGAATGTCCGACTACGAGAACGCGTTCGCTGCAGAAGGACTCCGGGTTCACACCAGGGGTGAGGGGCTGTTCGACTGCCCTGCCGTCGAAACGGTGTTCGCCGTCTGCGACTGGCTGACACGTCCCGGTTCTCCCGAGCGAACGGAAGCACTCCTGACCGAGTCACCGCTGGACGTTGTCGAGGACTCAAACGTGTTCAAGGCCCACTCGTGGGATATCGACCGTGTCCTCGACGACGATGCAGCCGAGTTTACGGAGGCGCAACGACGAACGCTGCGCGAGCTTCGCCGACTCCGAGATCGGAGTGATTTCTTCCAGCGCCACCCAGCCAGCGTGTACGTGGAGGAGATCACGGAAGCTCTCGCATTGAGAGCCGATCCGTACGAGATCGTCGCCGGGACTGATCCTGAACAGCGAGTCGCCAACCTCGATGCGCTCGTCGAAACCCTCACGCAATGGGAGGGAGAAACGCACTACCCACCTAGCGAGCTAACGGATCTCGTACAGCCGTTCCGTGACGATCCTGACGACGGCCCGGCACAACCGAGCACGACGGGAGCCACGTACGACGTCGAGTTCCGAACCGCCCATAGCGCAAAAGGCGATCAAGATGACGTCATCGTTATTGCTGACCCCGGGTTCGACATCTGGTCGCGTGGGGCGCATACTCAGCGGTTCATCACTCAGGGACCGATCGCCGGGATCGCACCACCGACCAACACAAACATACCGTGTGACATCACGATTCCCTCGTTCGATGGGGGGCTGTACGAGAACCCGGGCGGCTGGGACCGTGATACTGGCCTCCGTTGGGCAACAGCTCGATGGCTCGATTCTGTCTCCGATACGGCGAGCTGTGACGAACTCGTCGGCCCTAACCGGCTCCGTCGCGTCGTGTCGGAGGAACGGGCTGAAGCCTGGCGATTACTGTACGTGGCGCTGACCCGTGCGCGGGATCATCTCGTCGTCCCGTTACCTCGCTCCGATCTGGAGGAAGACCAACTACGGGATCGCTGGCTCGACACGATCCGCGATGGGCTCGAATACGACCACCGTGGCACCGACTCATACATACTTGAGATCGACAACTCGGACCCGAACAGGGACGTTATCGAGATTGGAGTCAACGACGCCGACCTGTTCGCGGATTGGTGGCCGACTACCTCCGAGACGCCGAACAACGAAATCTCCAAATCTCCGCCACATCGGGACAGTCTCGAACGCTGGATCCCACGGTTCCTGAACCCCAGTACGATGTACCCGCTGACCGAAACGCTGGACGAGCACACCATCGCGCATTTACTTGGCGAGCCACTCCACACGGACACGAACGACGTTCCCGACGATCTACCGCTTCAGTTCGATCTTCTCGGACCGGAGGAAGTCGGTAGCTGCCTCCACGCCGTCCTCACAGAGCTAGTCGTCCGCGACGTCCCCGAACGGTCCCTCCGAACCGTGGGACCAGAAGTCCGCAGAACGTTCGACGAGGTTCTCACTGCTGCGACACCGAGGGTCGGCGAAGACGAACGCGAGGGGATGTTTACCTTCTTCGAGAGCGTTCTGGAGGACTTCCTCGAATCCGATCTCTGGAGTCTGATCCAGAACCCGGAGACCGAGGTCTCCGTCGAACGACCGATAGACGGTCTCGTAGAAATAGCTGATGTCGAATTTGAGATACACGGTCAGGCGGACTTTGTCGTCGAGTTACCCTCGGGAAAGCGGCACGTGGCCGACGTGAAGATTACACTGACGGATCAAACGCCGGAGTCACGACGTCGGTACGAGCTCCAGGTGACTACGTACTCGTACCTCCTTGAGCAACAGGGAATCTCACCACCGCTCGTAAGTCGAGCCGTGGAGACCCTCGGGGTTGACCGTGACACAATCGAATCAGCGTGGCCGTCGCAGATTGTCGAACGGAGGCTCGCGGCTCTGATTCGACAGTAG
- a CDS encoding PD-(D/E)XK nuclease family protein, which yields MTASDRFALSRSIETPDVPAVEIVSTTRRDEARSAMATVAALRERDVPIRDIAVVVRDLDPYEEPLFRAALQYGITPVFWTQLRVTRTRPYALVTAVCEVLANDTPDLETLTRPLELRWSPRQVTSEAWPIEPEELHRSTDALSQEARSISEWADVLESAEEVDDRLRKFAEWVESAPSPDPESVTSLLDDVVEAYAERGLPETKAADSPALLETEIDARAVVRVRTLVRQLQHKFADRLEEGSMERSWSDVSELAGVIATQRPGRREHSNARALDILEANDIWALDVPYVIALGLTADEWPQPSQSALPPEFQEALLRGDGQSGKLAPQPAWAGGRDRDQFLDTLQSANRCVVVTRYTQTTDNDDVPRSPLLDHLDTRQITEEARQRLLGCERELPPEIRGFVAAETEGNDD from the coding sequence ATGACAGCCTCGGACCGGTTCGCACTCTCCCGATCCATCGAGACGCCCGACGTTCCAGCGGTCGAGATTGTCTCGACAACACGCCGAGACGAAGCGCGAAGCGCGATGGCGACGGTAGCTGCACTCCGAGAACGGGACGTTCCGATCCGCGATATCGCCGTCGTCGTCCGGGACCTCGATCCGTACGAGGAGCCGCTGTTTCGGGCGGCGCTCCAGTACGGGATCACACCAGTATTCTGGACACAGCTCCGCGTGACGCGGACTCGTCCGTATGCACTCGTCACAGCAGTCTGTGAGGTACTGGCGAACGATACCCCGGATCTGGAGACATTGACGCGCCCACTCGAACTCCGGTGGTCGCCGAGGCAAGTGACGTCCGAAGCGTGGCCGATCGAACCTGAGGAGTTACATCGATCAACGGATGCACTCTCACAGGAAGCCCGATCGATCTCCGAGTGGGCCGACGTGCTCGAATCAGCCGAAGAGGTGGACGACCGGCTCCGGAAATTCGCGGAGTGGGTCGAGTCCGCACCGTCTCCGGATCCGGAATCGGTCACGTCCCTGCTCGACGACGTCGTCGAAGCGTACGCCGAGCGGGGCCTTCCGGAGACGAAAGCTGCCGACTCGCCGGCGCTACTCGAAACGGAGATCGACGCCCGTGCAGTCGTTCGCGTTCGAACCCTCGTCCGACAGTTACAGCACAAGTTCGCCGATCGGCTCGAAGAAGGGTCGATGGAACGTTCCTGGAGCGACGTCTCTGAACTCGCTGGTGTGATCGCCACGCAGCGTCCTGGTCGCCGAGAACACTCGAACGCGCGTGCGTTGGACATCCTGGAGGCGAACGACATCTGGGCACTCGATGTTCCGTACGTGATCGCGCTCGGACTGACGGCCGACGAGTGGCCACAACCGTCACAGTCAGCACTCCCGCCGGAGTTTCAGGAAGCGCTCCTTCGGGGGGACGGACAGTCGGGAAAGCTCGCACCCCAGCCGGCGTGGGCAGGTGGCCGCGACCGCGACCAGTTCCTCGACACGCTACAGTCGGCGAACCGCTGCGTCGTCGTTACGAGATACACGCAAACGACCGACAACGACGACGTCCCTCGTTCTCCGCTCCTCGACCACCTCGATACACGACAGATCACCGAAGAAGCCCGACAGCGCCTGCTCGGGTGTGAACGGGAACTTCCACCGGAAATACGGGGGTTCGTCGCCGCGGAAACGGAGGGAAACGATGACTGA
- a CDS encoding HNH endonuclease — MQEDPELVDRDHPDNGTTMCIPCHHLVTHRMTADDLPFDLDGVAAEVNLLYKDIEILTYLYENGPATTSEIRAVTSGSARTSIIERLWSLMSVDQEVDSLDQPLIDKDLDTDEWGYPDDIGRTVRGRIPETEEEMMDRLRDELLRRLLDAGVPRSTIALFFGRSRRATFYISKRAGAIRVPFDDDEHSEALMDGDDFGEVVDGLAKLFEEVSSR, encoded by the coding sequence ATGCAGGAAGATCCGGAGTTAGTGGACCGCGATCATCCTGACAACGGGACGACGATGTGTATCCCGTGTCATCATCTGGTCACCCACCGAATGACCGCCGACGATCTCCCATTCGATCTCGACGGCGTCGCTGCCGAAGTCAACCTGCTGTACAAGGACATCGAGATCCTGACCTACCTCTACGAAAACGGTCCAGCGACAACGAGTGAGATTCGGGCGGTCACGAGTGGCTCCGCTCGGACGTCGATCATCGAGCGCCTCTGGTCGTTGATGTCGGTCGATCAGGAAGTGGACTCGTTGGACCAGCCGCTAATCGACAAAGATCTGGATACCGACGAATGGGGGTATCCGGACGATATCGGACGAACGGTCCGCGGTCGAATCCCGGAGACCGAAGAGGAGATGATGGACCGGCTCCGGGACGAACTCCTTCGTCGTCTTCTCGACGCTGGTGTTCCTCGCTCGACTATCGCGTTGTTCTTCGGTCGGTCTCGTCGCGCAACGTTCTACATCAGCAAGCGAGCGGGCGCGATACGTGTCCCCTTTGACGACGATGAGCATTCCGAGGCATTGATGGACGGGGATGACTTCGGCGAAGTCGTCGATGGGCTGGCAAAGCTGTTCGAGGAGGTGTCCTCCCGATGA
- a CDS encoding DUF7344 domain-containing protein, whose product MTVLDQAHGIPIDPDDAFHVMSNSRRRQVLLSLSQSEEPQTASELAREIAAIENLVAPSEVTGEQRTTVYVALIQSHLEMMDDLGVVDYDERGKRVEATEATKPVANHIREITSACYDPEGSE is encoded by the coding sequence ATGACTGTCCTCGATCAGGCTCACGGCATCCCGATCGATCCCGACGACGCGTTCCACGTGATGTCGAACAGTCGGCGGCGGCAAGTTCTCTTGTCGCTTTCGCAGTCTGAAGAGCCACAAACTGCCTCCGAACTGGCCCGTGAAATCGCTGCGATTGAGAATCTCGTCGCTCCCAGCGAAGTGACGGGCGAACAGCGAACGACCGTCTACGTCGCGTTGATCCAGTCTCACCTAGAGATGATGGACGACCTCGGGGTCGTAGACTACGACGAAAGAGGAAAGCGGGTTGAAGCTACCGAGGCAACGAAGCCAGTCGCCAACCACATCCGAGAGATAACGAGTGCGTGTTACGATCCGGAGGGATCCGAATGA
- a CDS encoding AAA family ATPase: MGNSSDDTYTLEDAEDEINILRRVEDDVVEAIENAATEEVLQYLIAEQELDIAHDGKRGLGKVRKAVLESRLASDRLKRLVSLRGDETPEDILVPEDVVRNAKVALEAGKPVVLYGPTGTGKTTFAKQLARETGIGYSLHTATPSWTPSDIIGGISPDYTGESLSYRTKLGCVSEGVRRARRFDVEYGVILDEITRADISKIFGPLYTAIENPHQTIFETDEGETIELDERVNIICTMNMSDRTVNELDNAITRRFAMIELDEYEEDKRRQLFKDWINTHISEATDLADAEILRLFERDYEGINHGHEATAQGTIMRFGPMHYRDVAVFLGVGCREGGEYEYDQTDAVGQAFRTYIVPRLLNSAAFPQVERIAEHYRTLNDEFEEFDLTPAAKLAERELEQERRQMGSYE; this comes from the coding sequence ATGGGAAACTCGTCGGACGATACGTACACGCTGGAAGACGCCGAGGACGAGATCAACATCCTTCGACGTGTTGAGGACGATGTCGTGGAAGCGATCGAGAACGCCGCAACTGAAGAAGTCCTCCAGTACCTCATTGCAGAGCAAGAACTGGATATCGCCCACGACGGAAAACGCGGCCTCGGAAAGGTTCGGAAGGCAGTCCTGGAGTCCCGTCTCGCTTCAGATCGACTGAAGCGCCTCGTAAGTCTCCGTGGCGACGAGACGCCCGAGGATATCTTGGTTCCTGAAGACGTCGTTCGGAACGCCAAGGTCGCGCTCGAAGCAGGGAAACCCGTCGTGCTCTACGGCCCGACAGGCACCGGGAAGACGACGTTTGCGAAGCAGTTGGCCCGAGAAACGGGAATCGGCTATTCACTCCACACCGCGACGCCCTCCTGGACCCCGTCGGACATCATCGGTGGAATCAGCCCGGACTACACCGGAGAGTCCCTCAGCTATCGAACCAAACTCGGATGCGTCTCGGAAGGCGTTCGACGTGCCCGTCGATTCGACGTCGAATATGGCGTCATTCTCGACGAAATCACTCGGGCGGACATCTCGAAAATCTTCGGTCCGCTCTACACCGCGATTGAGAACCCCCACCAGACGATCTTCGAGACCGATGAAGGCGAGACCATCGAGCTTGACGAGCGTGTGAACATCATCTGTACGATGAACATGTCGGACCGAACGGTGAACGAACTCGACAACGCGATCACCCGTCGGTTCGCCATGATCGAACTGGACGAGTATGAGGAGGACAAGCGTCGGCAACTGTTCAAGGACTGGATCAATACGCACATTTCGGAAGCGACGGATCTGGCGGACGCCGAAATACTGCGGCTCTTCGAGCGGGACTACGAGGGAATCAACCACGGTCACGAAGCTACTGCGCAGGGCACGATCATGCGGTTCGGTCCGATGCACTACCGGGACGTAGCAGTCTTCCTCGGCGTCGGCTGCCGCGAAGGGGGCGAATACGAATACGATCAGACCGACGCGGTCGGTCAGGCGTTCCGTACCTACATCGTTCCGCGTCTCCTGAACTCGGCCGCGTTCCCGCAGGTCGAACGGATCGCCGAGCACTACCGCACGCTGAACGACGAATTCGAGGAATTCGACCTCACGCCGGCGGCGAAGTTGGCCGAACGCGAACTCGAACAGGAACGGAGACAGATGGGTTCCTACGAGTAA